Proteins encoded by one window of Brienomyrus brachyistius isolate T26 chromosome 1, BBRACH_0.4, whole genome shotgun sequence:
- the LOC125740624 gene encoding enhancer of polycomb homolog 1-like isoform X14, with the protein MSKLSFRARALDAAKPLPVFRCEDLPDLHEYASINRAVPQMPTGMEKEEESEHHLQRAISAQQVYGEKRDNMVIPVPQAESNIAYYETLYPGEFRMPKQLIHLQPFSLDTEQPDYDLDSEDDVFLNKLKKKMEITPLQFEEMVDRLEKGSGQQLVTLQEAKLLLKEDDELIREVFEYWTRKRRPSESISLLSGIKQEKRDGSSTNDPYVAFRRRTEKMQTRKNRKNDEASYEKMLKLRRDLSRAVTILEMIKRREKSKRELLHLTLEIVEKRYSMADFGGEVMAEVLAQRALVKPTYPIPIIPLSSSNQHRHQDHMEMKEYKAKPEKTEVVRTKRKYEKKPKVLPLSASVPQQTSPSVFSVKDLNQYDFPSSDDEPFSQQQIQSGSSDAEEENDPDGPFAFRRRAGCQYYAPREAQGASGWPWCSPSEGGLGDVLYRYCLTSLSVPRRCVGLARRRIGRGGRVLLDRAHTDFDDSIDGPDPEQLVPLPRSLADDPTGTSDTNTSDRGPSHDLNRILSNIKASRWRHFRPRTPPPQNAHGGEAQSHRPCQGLSRLSAAQSGTLAGGPPSQNRRGGSTAAFPAVTAEQYQQHQEQLALMQKQQLAQTQLQLSSSTQGLVSKTLDSVSAQFAASALVTKEQLISSKPKEEVVLGAGVNGVVQASGRSICRSCKPKEEVMLGAGVNGVVQASGRSICRSCKPKEEVVLGAGVNGVVQASFRSICRSCKPKEEVVLGAGVNGVVQASFRSICRSCKPKEEVVLGAGVNGVVQASFRSICMSCKPKEEVVLGASVNGVVQASGRSICRSCKPKEEVVLGAGVNGVVQASFRSICRSCKPKFLSLSALNRKVKMALILLLFLMESLFFPPGVYKGLHLSSTTTVPPPMSQPVAAGSTFPQPATNSSSSSSSSTNAVAISASEPAHHTPAANSTTQVLIGNSMRLGLPPPGGAVATLNTRHPPRTIGAVPSALKLAAPTNCQMPKVAATSSMDMVPRENHEQEKAALNSIADTTVVMEVT; encoded by the exons GAACACCACCTCCAGAGGGCCATATCAGCCCAGCAGGTGTACGGGGAGAAGCGGGACAACATGGTGATCCCCGTACCACAGGCAGAGAGCAACATCGCCTATTACGAGACGCTCTACCCTGGGGAGTTCCGGATGCCCAAGCAGCTCATTCACCTACAGC CGTTCAGTCTGGACACAGAGCAACCAGACTATGACTTGGATTCGGAAGATGACGTGTTTCTGAACAAGCTGAAGAAGAAGATGGAGATCACTCCTCTGCAGTTCGAGGAGATGGTAGACCGTCTGGAAAAGGGTAGTGGACAGCAG CTGGTGACCCTGCAAGAGGCCAAGCTGCTGCTGAAGGAAGATGACGAGCTCATCCGCGAGGTGTTTGAGTACTGGACGCGCAAGCGGAGGCCCTCCGAGAGCATCTCCCTCCTCTCCGGCATCAAGCAGGAGAAGCGTGATGGTTCCAGCACCAATGATCCCTATGTGGCCTTCCGCCGGAGGACGGAGAAGATGCAGACACGCAAG AACCGCAAAAACGACGAGGCATCGTACGAGAAGATGCTGAAGCTGCGCCGGGATTTGAGCCGGGCCGTCACCATCCTGGAGATGATCAagcgcagggagaagagcaagcGGGAGCTTCTGCACCTCACGCTGGAGATCGTGGAGAAGAG GTACAGCATGGCCGACTTCGGCGGCGAGGTCATGGCAGAGGTGCTGGCCCAGAGGGCCCTGGTGAAACCTACATACCCCATTCCCATCATTCCACTGTCCAGCAGCAACCAGCACAGGCACCAGGATCACATGGAGATGAAGGAGTACAAAGCTAAG CCTGAGAAGACAGAAGTCGTCAGGACGAAACGGAAATATGAGAAGAAGCCCAAAGTCTTACCACTGTCGGCTTCTGTGCCGCAGCAGACAAGTCCGTCCGTGTTCAGTGTGAAGGACCTGAACCAGTACGATTTTCCCAGCTCAGACGACGAGCCCTTCTCCCAG CAGCAGATTCAATCAGGTTCCTCCGATGCCGAGGAGGAGAATGACCCAGACGGGCCCTTCGCTTTCCGGAGGAGGGCTGGCTGTCAGTACTACGCT CCTCGGGAAGCCCAGGGTGCCAGCGGCTGGCCGTGGTGCAGCCCTTCCGAAGGAGGTCTGGGTGATGTGCTCTACAGATACTGCCTCACCTCTTTGTCGGTGCCCAGGCGCTGCGTGGGCTTGGCACGGCGGCGAATCGGCCGGGGGGGCAG GGTGTTATTGGACAGGGCGCATACGGACTTTGACGATTCGATCGACGGGCCAGATCCAGAGCAGCTGGTCCCCTTGCCCCGCAGCTTGGCTGATGACCCCACCGGTACCTCAGACACAAATACCTCCGACAGAGGCCCTTCTCATGACCTCAACCGCATCCTGTCCAACATCAAAGCGTCCCGCTGGAGACACTTCCGGCCCCGGACGCCGCCACCACAAAATGCACATGGAGGGGAGGCCCAGTCCCATCGCCCATGCCAGGGATTGAGCCGGCTGTCTGCGGCACAATCCGGAACCTTGGCAGGGGGACCTCCCTCCCAAAACAGGAGGGGTGGGAGCACTGCGGCATTCCCTGCTG TCACAGCTGAGCAGTACCAGCAGCACCAAGAGCAGCTGGCCCTCATGCAGAAACAGCAGCTGGCGCAGACACAGCTGCAGCTCAGCAGCAGCACGCAG GGTTTGGTGTCGAAGACACTGGACTCTGTCAGCGCCCAGTTTGCTGCCTCCGCTTTGGTGACAAAAGAGCAGCTGATCAGCTCCAAGCCCAAAGAGGAGGTGGTGCTCGGAGccggtgtgaatggtgtggttCAGGCCTCAGGTAGGTCCATATGCAGGTCCTGTAAGCCCAAAGAGGAG GTGATGCTTGGAGccggtgtgaatggtgtggttCAGGCCTCAGGTAG GTCCATATGCAGGTCCTGTAAGCCCAAAGAGGAGGTGGTGCTTGGAGCCGGTGTCAATGGTGTGGTTCAGGCCTCATTTAGGTCCATATGCAGGTCCTGTAAGCCCAAAGAGGAGGTGGTGCTCGGAGccggtgtgaatggtgtggttCAGGCCTCATTTAGGTCCATATGCAGGTCCTGTAAGCCCAAAGAGGAGGTGGTGCTTGGAGccggtgtgaatggtgtggttCAGGCCTCATTTAGGTCCATATGCATGTCCTGTAAGCCCAAAGAGGAGGTGGTGCTTGGAGCCAGTGTGAATGGTGTGGTTCAGGCCTCAGGTAGGTCCATATGCAGGTCCTGTAAGCCCAAAGAGGAGGTGGTGCTCGGAGccggtgtgaatggtgtggttCAGGCCTCATTTAGGTCCATATGCAGGTCCTGTAAACCCAAATTTTTATCACTGTCAGCTTTGAACCGAAAAGTGAAGATGGCCCTCATTCTGCTGCTGTTCCTGATGGAGTCTCTCTTCTTCCCCCCAGGAGTGTACAAGGGCTTACATCTCTCTAGCACTACGACAGTCCCGCCTCCCATGAGCCAGCCAGTGGCAGCCGGCTCCACCTTCCCTCAGCCAGCCacgaacagcagcagcagcagcagcagcagcactaaTGCTGTTGCCATCTCTGCCAGCGAGCCTGCTCACCACACGCCCGCCGCCAACTCCACTACTCAGGTCCTGATCGGGAACAGTATGCGCTTGGGTTTGCCCCCTCCAGGGGGCGCCGtcgccaccctgaacacgcggCATCCACCCAGGACTATAGGCGCGGTCCCGTCTGCCTTAAAGCTGGCCGCGCCCACGAACTGTCAGATGCCCAAGGTCGCCGCCACCTCATCCATGGACATGGTGCCAAG GGAAAACCATGAGCAGGAGAAGGCAGCACTGAACAGTATAGCGGACACCACGGTGGTCATGGAGGTCACGTAG
- the LOC125740624 gene encoding enhancer of polycomb homolog 1-like isoform X20, with the protein MSKLSFRARALDAAKPLPVFRCEDLPDLHEYASINRAVPQMPTGMEKEEESEHHLQRAISAQQVYGEKRDNMVIPVPQAESNIAYYETLYPGEFRMPKQLIHLQPFSLDTEQPDYDLDSEDDVFLNKLKKKMEITPLQFEEMVDRLEKGSGQQLVTLQEAKLLLKEDDELIREVFEYWTRKRRPSESISLLSGIKQEKRDGSSTNDPYVAFRRRTEKMQTRKNRKNDEASYEKMLKLRRDLSRAVTILEMIKRREKSKRELLHLTLEIVEKRYSMADFGGEVMAEVLAQRALVKPTYPIPIIPLSSSNQHRHQDHMEMKEYKAKPEKTEVVRTKRKYEKKPKVLPLSASVPQQTSPSVFSVKDLNQYDFPSSDDEPFSQQQIQSGSSDAEEENDPDGPFAFRRRAGCQYYAPREAQGASGWPWCSPSEGGLGDVLYRYCLTSLSVPRRCVGLARRRIGRGGRVLLDRAHTDFDDSIDGPDPEQLVPLPRSLADDPTGTSDTNTSDRGPSHDLNRILSNIKASRWRHFRPRTPPPQNAHGGEAQSHRPCQGLSRLSAAQSGTLAGGPPSQNRRGGSTAAFPAVTAEQYQQHQEQLALMQKQQLAQTQLQLSSSTQGLVSKTLDSVSAQFAASALVTKEQLISSKPKEEVVLGAGVNGVVQASGRSICRSCKPKEEVMLGAGVNGVVQASGRSICRSCKPKEEVVLGAGVNGVVQASFRSICRSCKPKEEVVLGAGVNGVVQASFRSICMSCKPKEEVVLGASVNGVVQASGRSICRSCKPKEEVVLGAGVNGVVQASFRSICRSCKPKFLSLSALNRKVKMALILLLFLMESLFFPPGVYKGLHLSSTTTVPPPMSQPVAAGSTFPQPATNSSSSSSSSTNAVAISASEPAHHTPAANSTTQVLIGNSMRLGLPPPGGAVATLNTRHPPRTIGAVPSALKLAAPTNCQMPKVAATSSMDMVPRENHEQEKAALNSIADTTVVMEVT; encoded by the exons GAACACCACCTCCAGAGGGCCATATCAGCCCAGCAGGTGTACGGGGAGAAGCGGGACAACATGGTGATCCCCGTACCACAGGCAGAGAGCAACATCGCCTATTACGAGACGCTCTACCCTGGGGAGTTCCGGATGCCCAAGCAGCTCATTCACCTACAGC CGTTCAGTCTGGACACAGAGCAACCAGACTATGACTTGGATTCGGAAGATGACGTGTTTCTGAACAAGCTGAAGAAGAAGATGGAGATCACTCCTCTGCAGTTCGAGGAGATGGTAGACCGTCTGGAAAAGGGTAGTGGACAGCAG CTGGTGACCCTGCAAGAGGCCAAGCTGCTGCTGAAGGAAGATGACGAGCTCATCCGCGAGGTGTTTGAGTACTGGACGCGCAAGCGGAGGCCCTCCGAGAGCATCTCCCTCCTCTCCGGCATCAAGCAGGAGAAGCGTGATGGTTCCAGCACCAATGATCCCTATGTGGCCTTCCGCCGGAGGACGGAGAAGATGCAGACACGCAAG AACCGCAAAAACGACGAGGCATCGTACGAGAAGATGCTGAAGCTGCGCCGGGATTTGAGCCGGGCCGTCACCATCCTGGAGATGATCAagcgcagggagaagagcaagcGGGAGCTTCTGCACCTCACGCTGGAGATCGTGGAGAAGAG GTACAGCATGGCCGACTTCGGCGGCGAGGTCATGGCAGAGGTGCTGGCCCAGAGGGCCCTGGTGAAACCTACATACCCCATTCCCATCATTCCACTGTCCAGCAGCAACCAGCACAGGCACCAGGATCACATGGAGATGAAGGAGTACAAAGCTAAG CCTGAGAAGACAGAAGTCGTCAGGACGAAACGGAAATATGAGAAGAAGCCCAAAGTCTTACCACTGTCGGCTTCTGTGCCGCAGCAGACAAGTCCGTCCGTGTTCAGTGTGAAGGACCTGAACCAGTACGATTTTCCCAGCTCAGACGACGAGCCCTTCTCCCAG CAGCAGATTCAATCAGGTTCCTCCGATGCCGAGGAGGAGAATGACCCAGACGGGCCCTTCGCTTTCCGGAGGAGGGCTGGCTGTCAGTACTACGCT CCTCGGGAAGCCCAGGGTGCCAGCGGCTGGCCGTGGTGCAGCCCTTCCGAAGGAGGTCTGGGTGATGTGCTCTACAGATACTGCCTCACCTCTTTGTCGGTGCCCAGGCGCTGCGTGGGCTTGGCACGGCGGCGAATCGGCCGGGGGGGCAG GGTGTTATTGGACAGGGCGCATACGGACTTTGACGATTCGATCGACGGGCCAGATCCAGAGCAGCTGGTCCCCTTGCCCCGCAGCTTGGCTGATGACCCCACCGGTACCTCAGACACAAATACCTCCGACAGAGGCCCTTCTCATGACCTCAACCGCATCCTGTCCAACATCAAAGCGTCCCGCTGGAGACACTTCCGGCCCCGGACGCCGCCACCACAAAATGCACATGGAGGGGAGGCCCAGTCCCATCGCCCATGCCAGGGATTGAGCCGGCTGTCTGCGGCACAATCCGGAACCTTGGCAGGGGGACCTCCCTCCCAAAACAGGAGGGGTGGGAGCACTGCGGCATTCCCTGCTG TCACAGCTGAGCAGTACCAGCAGCACCAAGAGCAGCTGGCCCTCATGCAGAAACAGCAGCTGGCGCAGACACAGCTGCAGCTCAGCAGCAGCACGCAG GGTTTGGTGTCGAAGACACTGGACTCTGTCAGCGCCCAGTTTGCTGCCTCCGCTTTGGTGACAAAAGAGCAGCTGATCAGCTCCAAGCCCAAAGAGGAGGTGGTGCTCGGAGccggtgtgaatggtgtggttCAGGCCTCAGGTAGGTCCATATGCAGGTCCTGTAAGCCCAAAGAGGAG GTGATGCTTGGAGccggtgtgaatggtgtggttCAGGCCTCAGGTAG GTCCATATGCAGGTCCTGTAAGCCCAAAGAGGAGGTGGTGCTCGGAGccggtgtgaatggtgtggttCAGGCCTCATTTAGGTCCATATGCAGGTCCTGTAAGCCCAAAGAGGAGGTGGTGCTTGGAGccggtgtgaatggtgtggttCAGGCCTCATTTAGGTCCATATGCATGTCCTGTAAGCCCAAAGAGGAGGTGGTGCTTGGAGCCAGTGTGAATGGTGTGGTTCAGGCCTCAGGTAGGTCCATATGCAGGTCCTGTAAGCCCAAAGAGGAGGTGGTGCTCGGAGccggtgtgaatggtgtggttCAGGCCTCATTTAGGTCCATATGCAGGTCCTGTAAACCCAAATTTTTATCACTGTCAGCTTTGAACCGAAAAGTGAAGATGGCCCTCATTCTGCTGCTGTTCCTGATGGAGTCTCTCTTCTTCCCCCCAGGAGTGTACAAGGGCTTACATCTCTCTAGCACTACGACAGTCCCGCCTCCCATGAGCCAGCCAGTGGCAGCCGGCTCCACCTTCCCTCAGCCAGCCacgaacagcagcagcagcagcagcagcagcactaaTGCTGTTGCCATCTCTGCCAGCGAGCCTGCTCACCACACGCCCGCCGCCAACTCCACTACTCAGGTCCTGATCGGGAACAGTATGCGCTTGGGTTTGCCCCCTCCAGGGGGCGCCGtcgccaccctgaacacgcggCATCCACCCAGGACTATAGGCGCGGTCCCGTCTGCCTTAAAGCTGGCCGCGCCCACGAACTGTCAGATGCCCAAGGTCGCCGCCACCTCATCCATGGACATGGTGCCAAG GGAAAACCATGAGCAGGAGAAGGCAGCACTGAACAGTATAGCGGACACCACGGTGGTCATGGAGGTCACGTAG
- the LOC125740624 gene encoding enhancer of polycomb homolog 1-like isoform X40 codes for MSKLSFRARALDAAKPLPVFRCEDLPDLHEYASINRAVPQMPTGMEKEEESEHHLQRAISAQQVYGEKRDNMVIPVPQAESNIAYYETLYPGEFRMPKQLIHLQPFSLDTEQPDYDLDSEDDVFLNKLKKKMEITPLQFEEMVDRLEKGSGQQLVTLQEAKLLLKEDDELIREVFEYWTRKRRPSESISLLSGIKQEKRDGSSTNDPYVAFRRRTEKMQTRKNRKNDEASYEKMLKLRRDLSRAVTILEMIKRREKSKRELLHLTLEIVEKRYSMADFGGEVMAEVLAQRALVKPTYPIPIIPLSSSNQHRHQDHMEMKEYKAKPEKTEVVRTKRKYEKKPKVLPLSASVPQQTSPSVFSVKDLNQYDFPSSDDEPFSQQQIQSGSSDAEEENDPDGPFAFRRRAGCQYYAPREAQGASGWPWCSPSEGGLGDVLYRYCLTSLSVPRRCVGLARRRIGRGGRVLLDRAHTDFDDSIDGPDPEQLVPLPRSLADDPTGTSDTNTSDRGPSHDLNRILSNIKASRWRHFRPRTPPPQNAHGGEAQSHRPCQGLSRLSAAQSGTLAGGPPSQNRRGGSTAAFPAVTAEQYQQHQEQLALMQKQQLAQTQLQLSSSTQGLVSKTLDSVSAQFAASALVTKEQLISSKPKEEVVLGAGVNGVVQASGRSICRSCKPKEEVVLGASVNGVVQASGRSICRSCKPKEEVVLGAGVNGVVQASFRSICRSCKPKFLSLSALNRKVKMALILLLFLMESLFFPPGVYKGLHLSSTTTVPPPMSQPVAAGSTFPQPATNSSSSSSSSTNAVAISASEPAHHTPAANSTTQVLIGNSMRLGLPPPGGAVATLNTRHPPRTIGAVPSALKLAAPTNCQMPKVAATSSMDMVPRENHEQEKAALNSIADTTVVMEVT; via the exons GAACACCACCTCCAGAGGGCCATATCAGCCCAGCAGGTGTACGGGGAGAAGCGGGACAACATGGTGATCCCCGTACCACAGGCAGAGAGCAACATCGCCTATTACGAGACGCTCTACCCTGGGGAGTTCCGGATGCCCAAGCAGCTCATTCACCTACAGC CGTTCAGTCTGGACACAGAGCAACCAGACTATGACTTGGATTCGGAAGATGACGTGTTTCTGAACAAGCTGAAGAAGAAGATGGAGATCACTCCTCTGCAGTTCGAGGAGATGGTAGACCGTCTGGAAAAGGGTAGTGGACAGCAG CTGGTGACCCTGCAAGAGGCCAAGCTGCTGCTGAAGGAAGATGACGAGCTCATCCGCGAGGTGTTTGAGTACTGGACGCGCAAGCGGAGGCCCTCCGAGAGCATCTCCCTCCTCTCCGGCATCAAGCAGGAGAAGCGTGATGGTTCCAGCACCAATGATCCCTATGTGGCCTTCCGCCGGAGGACGGAGAAGATGCAGACACGCAAG AACCGCAAAAACGACGAGGCATCGTACGAGAAGATGCTGAAGCTGCGCCGGGATTTGAGCCGGGCCGTCACCATCCTGGAGATGATCAagcgcagggagaagagcaagcGGGAGCTTCTGCACCTCACGCTGGAGATCGTGGAGAAGAG GTACAGCATGGCCGACTTCGGCGGCGAGGTCATGGCAGAGGTGCTGGCCCAGAGGGCCCTGGTGAAACCTACATACCCCATTCCCATCATTCCACTGTCCAGCAGCAACCAGCACAGGCACCAGGATCACATGGAGATGAAGGAGTACAAAGCTAAG CCTGAGAAGACAGAAGTCGTCAGGACGAAACGGAAATATGAGAAGAAGCCCAAAGTCTTACCACTGTCGGCTTCTGTGCCGCAGCAGACAAGTCCGTCCGTGTTCAGTGTGAAGGACCTGAACCAGTACGATTTTCCCAGCTCAGACGACGAGCCCTTCTCCCAG CAGCAGATTCAATCAGGTTCCTCCGATGCCGAGGAGGAGAATGACCCAGACGGGCCCTTCGCTTTCCGGAGGAGGGCTGGCTGTCAGTACTACGCT CCTCGGGAAGCCCAGGGTGCCAGCGGCTGGCCGTGGTGCAGCCCTTCCGAAGGAGGTCTGGGTGATGTGCTCTACAGATACTGCCTCACCTCTTTGTCGGTGCCCAGGCGCTGCGTGGGCTTGGCACGGCGGCGAATCGGCCGGGGGGGCAG GGTGTTATTGGACAGGGCGCATACGGACTTTGACGATTCGATCGACGGGCCAGATCCAGAGCAGCTGGTCCCCTTGCCCCGCAGCTTGGCTGATGACCCCACCGGTACCTCAGACACAAATACCTCCGACAGAGGCCCTTCTCATGACCTCAACCGCATCCTGTCCAACATCAAAGCGTCCCGCTGGAGACACTTCCGGCCCCGGACGCCGCCACCACAAAATGCACATGGAGGGGAGGCCCAGTCCCATCGCCCATGCCAGGGATTGAGCCGGCTGTCTGCGGCACAATCCGGAACCTTGGCAGGGGGACCTCCCTCCCAAAACAGGAGGGGTGGGAGCACTGCGGCATTCCCTGCTG TCACAGCTGAGCAGTACCAGCAGCACCAAGAGCAGCTGGCCCTCATGCAGAAACAGCAGCTGGCGCAGACACAGCTGCAGCTCAGCAGCAGCACGCAG GGTTTGGTGTCGAAGACACTGGACTCTGTCAGCGCCCAGTTTGCTGCCTCCGCTTTGGTGACAAAAGAGCAGCTGATCAGCTCCAAGCCCAAAGAGGAGGTGGTGCTCGGAGccggtgtgaatggtgtggttCAGGCCTCAGGTAGGTCCATATGCAGGTCCTGTAAGCCCAAAGAGGAG GTGGTGCTTGGAGCCAGTGTGAATGGTGTGGTTCAGGCCTCAGGTAGGTCCATATGCAGGTCCTGTAAGCCCAAAGAGGAGGTGGTGCTCGGAGccggtgtgaatggtgtggttCAGGCCTCATTTAGGTCCATATGCAGGTCCTGTAAACCCAAATTTTTATCACTGTCAGCTTTGAACCGAAAAGTGAAGATGGCCCTCATTCTGCTGCTGTTCCTGATGGAGTCTCTCTTCTTCCCCCCAGGAGTGTACAAGGGCTTACATCTCTCTAGCACTACGACAGTCCCGCCTCCCATGAGCCAGCCAGTGGCAGCCGGCTCCACCTTCCCTCAGCCAGCCacgaacagcagcagcagcagcagcagcagcactaaTGCTGTTGCCATCTCTGCCAGCGAGCCTGCTCACCACACGCCCGCCGCCAACTCCACTACTCAGGTCCTGATCGGGAACAGTATGCGCTTGGGTTTGCCCCCTCCAGGGGGCGCCGtcgccaccctgaacacgcggCATCCACCCAGGACTATAGGCGCGGTCCCGTCTGCCTTAAAGCTGGCCGCGCCCACGAACTGTCAGATGCCCAAGGTCGCCGCCACCTCATCCATGGACATGGTGCCAAG GGAAAACCATGAGCAGGAGAAGGCAGCACTGAACAGTATAGCGGACACCACGGTGGTCATGGAGGTCACGTAG